The Lycium ferocissimum isolate CSIRO_LF1 chromosome 1, AGI_CSIRO_Lferr_CH_V1, whole genome shotgun sequence genome includes a region encoding these proteins:
- the LOC132068374 gene encoding putative F-box/LRR-repeat protein At5g02700 encodes MADVLPECLIHKILSFLSFTEAAEMSILSKTWLQAWLTLPNLKFTVNHKNQNMKKMDNIMKRYRDGKIPIEKFELSDYSYSRRVFPLFDKWLDVALQNGVKDLVFGVPSYTSYPLPISKILAAKSLRELVLRGCNLTRVSLSSGVPNCHSLRKLSLSLVILDENMLQTLLNSCPFIVSFIFDKCYGLEKIELLNLQKIKSVLIWKARNQLVKIQAPTLEYLSYFTDPGESPMLDIIDAPKLVSLVYKVDQIPDTFVDANFQWSCHPRELILESTTETIACFMGLLMYMKSLSHSTSHESKPLHSQLKEVKAYKFNRGNRRWHLVELRSGKMAMSTLSERDKFCFSLDW; translated from the coding sequence ATGGCTGATGTATTGCCTGAATGCCTCATTCATAAAATACTCTCTTTCCTTAGTTTTACAGAAGCAGCCGAGATGAGTATTCTCTCCAAAACATGGTTGCAAGCCTGGTTGACTCTTCCCAACTTGAAATTCACAGTTAATCATAAAaaccaaaatatgaaaaaaatggaTAATATCATGAAGAGATATAGGGATGGAAAAATCCCTATTGAAAAGTTTGAATTATCAGACTATAGTTATTCTCGTCGAGTTTTCCCTTTGTTTGATAAGTGGCTTGATGTTGCCCTTCAGAATGGTGTAAAAGATCTCGTCTTTGGAGTTCCTAGCTATACGTCATACCCCTTGCCTATTTCCAAAATCTTGGCAGCAAAATCTTTAAGAGAATTGGTTCTAAGGGGTTGTAATCTGACCCGTGTTTCATTATCTAGTGGTGTGCCGAACTGCCATTCATTGAGGAAGCTTTCTCTATCTCTTGTTATTTTGGACGAAAATATGCTTCAGACTCTACTTAATAGCTGTCCCTTTATTGTTAGTTTCATCTTTGATAAATGTTATGGATTGGAAAAGATTGAGCTACTGAATCTTCAAAAGATCAAGTCAGTTTTAATTTGGAAAGCTAGAAACCAGCTTGTTAAAATTCAAGCACCAACTCTTGAATACTTGTCTTATTTCACTGATCCGGGAGAGTCTCCTATGTTGGATATTATTGATGCTCCAAAGTTGGTATCACTAGTGTATAAGGTAGATCAAATTCCAGATACTTTTGTCGATGCTAATTTTCAATGGAGTTGTCATCCTAGGGAACTCATTCTGGAGTCAACTACTGAGACGATTGCATGTTTCATGGGCCTTTTAATGTATATGAAAAGTTTGAGTCATTCTACTTCTCATGAAAGCAAGCCTTTGCATAGTCAATTAAAAGAAGTAAAAGCCTATAAATTTAATCGGGGAAACCGGAGATGGCATCTCGTGGAACTCAGAAGTGGAAAGATGGCAATGAGTACCCTTAGCGAGAGGGataaattttgtttttcattaGATTGGTGA